A single window of Solanum dulcamara chromosome 5, daSolDulc1.2, whole genome shotgun sequence DNA harbors:
- the LOC129889047 gene encoding uncharacterized protein LOC129889047 isoform X1 gives MVELENHSSPPPDPSNDPVPPPPLDPTTPHAQTGFNPSRSKLIGIIRRKAMIKDLAAIYHAECLAYCQELLELQKKAEESLIEMKAAEDSRRETMRPPKRMKKAR, from the exons ATGGTTGAACTTGAGAACCACTCGTCTCCTCCTCCTGATCCCTCAAACGATCCGGTTCCTCCACCACCACTAGATCCAACAACCCCACATGCTCAAACTGGGTTCAATCCCAGCAGAAGTAAGT TGATTGGTATCATCAGAAGGAAGGCCATGATAAAAGACTTAGCTGCTATATACCATGCAGAGTGCCTTGCATATTGTCAAGAACTATTGGAACTTCAAAAAAAAGCGGAAGAG TCATTAATTGAAATGAAAGCTGCAGAAGATTCAAGGAGAGAAACAATGAGGCCCCCAAAACGTATGAAGAAAGCCCGTTAG
- the LOC129889047 gene encoding uncharacterized protein LOC129889047 isoform X2, translating into MVELENHSSPPPDPSNDPVPPPPLDPTTPHAQTGFNPSRMIGIIRRKAMIKDLAAIYHAECLAYCQELLELQKKAEESLIEMKAAEDSRRETMRPPKRMKKAR; encoded by the exons ATGGTTGAACTTGAGAACCACTCGTCTCCTCCTCCTGATCCCTCAAACGATCCGGTTCCTCCACCACCACTAGATCCAACAACCCCACATGCTCAAACTGGGTTCAATCCCAGCAGAA TGATTGGTATCATCAGAAGGAAGGCCATGATAAAAGACTTAGCTGCTATATACCATGCAGAGTGCCTTGCATATTGTCAAGAACTATTGGAACTTCAAAAAAAAGCGGAAGAG TCATTAATTGAAATGAAAGCTGCAGAAGATTCAAGGAGAGAAACAATGAGGCCCCCAAAACGTATGAAGAAAGCCCGTTAG